In a single window of the Grus americana isolate bGruAme1 chromosome 31, bGruAme1.mat, whole genome shotgun sequence genome:
- the C1QL4 gene encoding complement C1q-like protein 4, with product MVLVLLVAIPLLVHSSKAAAHYEMLGSCRMVCDPYPGPELPAASPPPFLPGAKGEPGRKGRAGVRGPPGPPGPRGPPGEPGRPGPPGPPGPGPGGYIPSFYSPKIAFYAGLRKPHEGYEVLRFDDVVTNVGNYYEPSSGKFTCPLPGIYFFTYHVLMRGGDGTSMWADLMKNGQVRASAIAQDADQNYDYASNSVILHLDVGDEVFVKLDGGKVHGGNTNKYSTFSGFIIYPD from the exons atggtgctggtgctgctggtggccatCCCGTTGCTGGTCCACAGCTCCAAGGCGGCCGCGCACTACGAGATGCTGGGCAGCTGCCGCATGGTCTGCGACCCCTACCCCGGCCCCGAGctgcccgccgcctccccgccgccctTCTTGCCGGGCGCCAAGGGCGAACCGGGGCGCAAGGGCCGTGCCGGTGTTCGGGGTCCCCCTGGACCGCCGGGACCGCGGGGGCCGCCAGGCGAACCGGGCCGGCCAGGGCCACCGGGGCCACCAGGGCCGGGTCCCGGGGGGTACATCCCCTCCTTCTACAGCCCCAAGATCGCCTTCTACGCGGGACTGCGGAAACCCCACGAGGGCTACGAGGTGCTGCGCTTCGACGACGTGGTCACCAACGTGGGCAACTACTATGAGCCCTCGAGCGGGAAGTTCACCTGCCCCCTGCCCGGCATCTACTTCTTCACCTACCACGTCCTCATGCGCGGCGGCGATGGCACCAGCATGTGGGCCGACCTCATGAAGAACGGGCAG GTGCGGGCCAGCGCCATCGCGCAGGACGCGGACCAGAACTACGACTACGCCAGCAACAGCGTCATCCTGCACCTGGACGTGGGCGACGAGGTCTTCGTCAAGCTGGACGGCGGCAAAGTCCACGGCGGCAATACCAACAAGTACAGCACCTTCTCCGGCTTCATCATCTACCCCGACTGA
- the DCTN2 gene encoding dynactin subunit 2, which translates to MGGSGGQAAGAVSEAVWGVFDHKRAITSRGERGFHRSPFAPQARNEPDVYETSDLPEDDQAEFEAEELTSTSVEHLIINPNAAYEKFKDKRLGTEGVDFSDRIGKTRKTGYESGEYEILGEGLGAKETPQQRYHRLQHEVQELVRDVEQIQSMVKESAAEEELTPMALARQVEGLKQQLVSSHLEKLLGPAAAIDFADPDGAVAKRLLQQLEVAKCSKAAPGKIPTKAPAPTGDAVTFELYWRPEQDQFAQTAKIAELEKRLAQLEATVRCEPDSQNPLLVGLKGTSLVETVQVLQAKVNILDVAVLDQVEARLQSVLGKVNEIAKHKATVQDADTQSKIHQIYETMQRWDPVASTLPDVVQRLVTLRDLHEQATQFGQVLVHLDTTQQEIAGALKDNAVLLAEVQKTMKENLAVVEDNFADIDARIKRLQK; encoded by the exons atggggggctcgggggggcaggcagctggggcgGTGTCTGAAGCAGTTTGGGGGGTATTTGATCATAAACGGGCAATAACTAGCCGAGGAGAGCGGGGGTTTCACCGCAGCCCCTTCGCGCCCCAGGCCAGGAACGAGCCCGATGTCTACGAGACCAGCGACTTGCCCGAGGACGACCAGGCCGAGTTCGAGGCG GAGGAGCTCACCAGCACCAGCGTGGAGCACCTCATCATCAACCCCAACGCCGCTTACGAGAAGTTCAAGGACAAGCGCCTGGGCACCGAGGGAGTgg atTTCTCCGATCGCATCGGCAAGACCAGGAAAACGGGCTACGAGTCTGGGGAGTATGAAATT ctcgGCGAGGGTCTTGGTGCCAAAGAGACGCCCCAGCAGCGGTACCACCGGCTGCAGCACGAGGTGCAGGAGCTGGTTAGGGATGTGGAGCAGATCCAG agcaTGGTGAAGGAGTCGGCGGCGGAGGAGGAGCTGACGCCCATGGCCTTGGCCAGGCAGGTCGAGGgcctgaagcagcagctggtcTCCAGCCAcctggagaagctgctgggCCCCGCCGCGGCCATCGACTTTGCAGACCCCGACGGCGCCGTGGCCAA gcgcctgctgcagcagctggaggtggcGAAGTGCAGCAAAGCGGCGCCGGGGAAGATTCCCACCAAAGCCCCGGCACCCACCGGGGACGCCGTCACCTTTGAGCTGTACTGGAGGCCGGAGCAGGACCAGTTTGCCCAGACCGCCAAG ATCGCGGAGCTGGAGAAGCGGCTGGCGCAGCTGGAGGCAACGGTGCGGTGCGAGCCCGACAGCCAG AACCCGCTGTTGGTCGGGCTGAAGGGCACCAGCCTCGTG GAGACCGTGCAGGTCCTGCAGGCCAAGGTCAACATCCTGGACGTGGCCGTGCTGGACCAAGTGGAAGCCCGGCTGCAG agcgTCCTGGGGAAGGTGAATGAAATCGCCAAGCACAAGGCAACCGTGCAAGATGCCGACACCCAGAGCAAG ATCCACCAGATCTATGAGACGATGCAGCGCTGGGACCCCGTGGCCAGCACCCTGCCTGACGTCGTGCAGAGGCTGGTGACCCTCAGGGACCTGCACGAGCAGG CCACACAGTTCGGACAGGTCCTCGTGCACTTGGACACCACGCAGCAGGAGATCGCCGGTGCTCTCAAGGACAACGCCGTGCTGCTGGCGGAG GTCCAGAAGACAATGAAGGAAAACCTGGCCGTCGTAGAGGACAACTTTGCAGACATAGATGCCCGTATCAAGCGGCTGCAGAAGTGA